From the Desulfarculaceae bacterium genome, one window contains:
- the pgsA gene encoding CDP-diacylglycerol--glycerol-3-phosphate 3-phosphatidyltransferase, translated as MTPIPKREQVFNLPNLITLVRVGSIPLLVALLYMPPEGWHWAAGILFFVAGLSDLADGFLARRLKKVTLLGQFLDPLADKLLVASMLIMLVSLGRAAAWAAIIIIAREVAVTGLRAVAATQDLAVPSDRWGKAKTALQMLAILLLILPGMVGVVDPQYWGTIALWAATLVSLVSGLRYFVRFNRLYMGRDEIS; from the coding sequence ATGACCCCCATCCCCAAAAGAGAGCAGGTGTTCAACCTGCCCAACCTGATCACCCTGGTGCGGGTGGGCTCCATCCCCCTGCTGGTGGCGTTGCTCTATATGCCGCCCGAAGGGTGGCATTGGGCGGCGGGGATCTTGTTTTTCGTGGCCGGCCTCAGCGACCTGGCCGACGGCTTTTTGGCGCGTCGCCTGAAAAAGGTGACCTTGCTGGGCCAGTTCCTGGACCCCCTGGCCGACAAGCTCTTGGTGGCCTCCATGTTGATCATGTTGGTCTCCCTGGGGCGGGCCGCCGCCTGGGCCGCCATCATCATCATCGCCCGCGAGGTGGCGGTGACCGGCCTCCGGGCCGTGGCCGCCACCCAGGACTTGGCCGTGCCCAGCGACCGCTGGGGCAAGGCCAAGACCGCCCTGCAGATGCTGGCCATCCTGCTGCTGATTTTGCCGGGCATGGTGGGCGTGGTGGACCCGCAGTATTGGGGCACCATCGCCCTGTGGGCGGCCACCCTGGTCAGCCTGGTCTCCGGGCTCAGGTATTTCGTGCGTTTCAACCGGCTCTATATGGGCCGCGATGAAATTAGTTGA
- the fsa gene encoding fructose-6-phosphate aldolase translates to MKIFIDTADIEEIKQAQSLGVLDGVTTNPSLVAKTGKPFESCIKEILEVVPGDVSVEVVGVTHDEMVAEAAKYATWGDNVVIKVPIIEEGLKAIKTLSSQGVKVNVTLCFSPLQALLAAKAGATYISPFVGRLDDVGSDGMELIQQIVDIYGNYGYDTEVLVASIRNPMHVVSAALMGADVCTIPFKVIGQLLKHPLTDKGLAAFLADWEKANKG, encoded by the coding sequence ATGAAGATATTCATCGACACCGCGGATATCGAGGAAATCAAGCAGGCCCAGAGCCTGGGCGTATTGGACGGCGTGACCACCAACCCCTCGCTGGTGGCCAAGACCGGCAAGCCCTTCGAGTCCTGCATCAAGGAAATCCTCGAAGTGGTGCCCGGCGACGTGAGCGTGGAAGTGGTGGGCGTGACCCACGACGAGATGGTGGCCGAGGCCGCCAAGTACGCCACCTGGGGCGACAACGTGGTGATCAAGGTGCCCATCATCGAAGAGGGCCTCAAGGCCATCAAGACGCTCTCCAGCCAGGGCGTCAAGGTCAACGTGACCCTGTGCTTCAGCCCCTTGCAGGCCCTTTTGGCCGCCAAGGCCGGCGCCACCTACATCAGCCCCTTCGTGGGCCGCCTGGACGACGTGGGCAGCGACGGCATGGAGCTGATCCAGCAGATCGTGGACATCTACGGCAACTACGGCTACGACACCGAGGTGCTGGTGGCCAGCATCCGCAATCCCATGCACGTGGTCAGCGCCGCGCTCATGGGCGCCGACGTGTGCACCATCCCCTTCAAGGTCATCGGCCAGCTGCTCAAGCACCCCCTGACCGACAAGGGCCTGGCCGCCTTCCTGGCGGACTGGGAAAAGGCCAACAAGGGCTAG
- the folK gene encoding 2-amino-4-hydroxy-6-hydroxymethyldihydropteridine diphosphokinase, whose product MAEAHEVFVGLGCNQGDCQGHLRAALEGLAGLPGYTTVGVSSLYLTAPVGKTDQASFFNAVARGSFRGEALELLAGLQAVEQERGRVRRERWGPRTLDLDILLFGGQIISLPELSVPHPRLAERGFVLIPLAELAPELVIPGLRLTAGQLWDRMPAQERAAQEVRRIEWD is encoded by the coding sequence GTGGCCGAGGCCCATGAGGTGTTCGTGGGCCTGGGCTGCAACCAGGGCGACTGCCAGGGACACCTGCGCGCCGCCCTGGAGGGCCTGGCCGGCCTGCCCGGCTACACCACTGTGGGGGTCAGTTCGCTGTACCTCACCGCGCCGGTGGGCAAGACCGACCAGGCGAGCTTTTTCAATGCCGTGGCCCGTGGTAGTTTTAGGGGCGAGGCCTTGGAGCTCCTGGCCGGCTTGCAGGCCGTGGAGCAGGAGCGAGGACGGGTGCGGCGGGAACGCTGGGGGCCGCGCACCCTGGACCTGGACATCCTCCTGTTTGGAGGCCAGATCATCAGTCTGCCCGAGCTCAGCGTGCCCCATCCCCGCCTGGCCGAGCGGGGCTTCGTGTTGATACCCCTGGCCGAGCTGGCCCCGGAGCTGGTCATACCCGGCCTGAGGCTCACGGCAGGCCAGCTGTGGGACCGGATGCCCGCCCAGGAGCGGGCCGCCCAGGAGGTGAGGCGCATAGAGTGGGATTGA
- a CDS encoding LL-diaminopimelate aminotransferase — MQRAERLKLLPPYLFKEIDRLRDEVRSKGVDIIDLGVGDPDQPTPPHIIESLRQAAGDPSNHRYPAYSGLDHFRVSAAGWYKRRFGVDLVPASEVITLIGSKEGIAHFPVAFVNPGEVVLVPSPAYPVYAASTLLVGGVPVEMPLLKENGFLPDLKAIDPATAQAAKVMVVNYPNNPTAAVAKADFYKELVEFALKYNIIVVSDAAYTEMAFDGYRPMSFMEVDGAKEVGIEFHSLSKTYNMTGWRLGFAVGNSELVGGLGQVKSQIDSGAFDAVQLAGITALEADQSCLEDMRQMYTERRDVLVDGLQGLGFSVEKPKATFYVWCQVPKGVKSADFTMRLLSECGVVTTPGNGFGSAGEGYVRFALTQSKERMAEAVARLAKLEL; from the coding sequence ATTCAGCGCGCCGAACGCCTCAAGTTGCTGCCCCCCTACCTGTTCAAGGAGATCGACCGTCTGCGCGACGAGGTTCGCTCCAAGGGCGTGGACATCATCGACCTGGGGGTGGGCGATCCGGACCAGCCCACGCCGCCTCACATCATTGAGAGCCTGCGCCAGGCGGCCGGCGATCCCTCCAACCACCGCTATCCCGCCTACTCGGGCCTGGACCATTTCCGGGTGAGCGCGGCCGGTTGGTACAAGCGCCGCTTCGGGGTGGACTTGGTGCCCGCCAGCGAGGTGATCACCCTGATCGGCTCCAAGGAAGGCATCGCCCATTTCCCGGTGGCCTTCGTGAACCCCGGCGAGGTGGTCCTGGTGCCCAGCCCGGCCTACCCGGTCTACGCCGCCTCCACCCTGCTGGTGGGCGGCGTGCCGGTGGAGATGCCCCTGCTAAAAGAGAACGGCTTCCTGCCCGACCTGAAGGCTATCGACCCGGCCACGGCCCAGGCGGCCAAGGTGATGGTGGTGAATTACCCCAACAACCCCACCGCCGCGGTGGCCAAGGCTGACTTCTACAAAGAGCTGGTGGAGTTCGCGCTCAAGTACAACATCATCGTGGTCTCGGACGCGGCTTACACCGAGATGGCCTTTGACGGCTACCGCCCCATGAGCTTCATGGAGGTGGACGGCGCCAAGGAAGTGGGCATCGAGTTCCACAGCCTGTCCAAGACCTACAACATGACCGGCTGGCGCCTGGGCTTCGCGGTGGGCAACTCCGAGCTGGTGGGCGGCCTGGGCCAGGTCAAGAGCCAGATCGACTCCGGCGCCTTCGACGCGGTGCAGCTGGCGGGCATCACCGCCCTGGAGGCGGACCAGAGCTGCCTGGAAGACATGCGTCAAATGTACACCGAGCGCCGCGACGTATTGGTGGACGGCTTGCAGGGCTTGGGGTTCTCGGTGGAAAAGCCCAAGGCCACCTTCTACGTTTGGTGCCAGGTTCCCAAGGGCGTAAAGAGCGCCGACTTCACCATGCGCCTGTTGTCCGAGTGCGGCGTGGTGACCACCCCGGGAAACGGCTTCGGCTCGGCCGGGGAGGGATATGTGCGTTTCGCCCTTACCCAGAGCAAGGAGCGCATGGCCGAGGCGGTGGCGCGTCTGGCCAAGCTGGAGCTGTAA
- a CDS encoding fumarylacetoacetate hydrolase family protein — MIGCKKGIVRFSHEGKVSYGQISGNRLVRYEGSPFSNGKPGKQTAPLSQVRLLAPCRPSKVVAVGLNYKAHAAEVKKALPQEPMIFLKPSTSVIGPGEVIVRPTAISKRVDHEAELAVVIGKKCYQVEAADAAAYILGYTCLNDVTARDLQGKDIQYTRAKGFDTFCPLGPVIAQDIDPAKVNVRAIVNGEVRQSTNTSDMIFDVYHLVSFISQVMTLHPGDVIATGTPSGISPLQEGDSVTIEIGGVGRLTNPVR, encoded by the coding sequence ATGATCGGCTGCAAAAAGGGCATCGTGCGCTTCAGCCACGAAGGCAAGGTGTCCTACGGGCAGATAAGCGGCAACCGCCTGGTGCGCTACGAAGGAAGCCCCTTCAGCAATGGCAAGCCGGGCAAACAGACCGCCCCGCTGAGCCAGGTGCGCCTCTTGGCCCCTTGCCGTCCCTCCAAGGTGGTGGCCGTGGGCCTGAACTACAAGGCCCACGCGGCCGAGGTGAAAAAGGCCTTGCCCCAGGAGCCCATGATCTTTTTGAAGCCCTCCACTTCGGTGATCGGCCCGGGCGAAGTGATCGTGCGCCCCACGGCCATTAGCAAGCGGGTGGACCATGAAGCCGAGCTGGCGGTGGTCATCGGCAAGAAGTGCTATCAGGTGGAGGCCGCCGACGCGGCCGCCTACATCCTGGGCTACACCTGCTTGAACGACGTGACCGCCCGCGATCTCCAGGGCAAGGACATCCAGTACACCCGCGCCAAGGGCTTTGACACCTTCTGCCCCTTGGGCCCGGTGATCGCCCAGGATATCGACCCCGCCAAGGTCAACGTGCGGGCCATCGTCAACGGCGAGGTGCGCCAGAGCACCAACACCTCTGACATGATTTTTGACGTGTATCATCTGGTATCCTTTATCAGCCAGGTGATGACCCTCCACCCCGGCGACGTGATCGCCACCGGCACGCCCTCGGGCATCAGCCCCTTGCAGGAGGGCGACAGCGTGACCATCGAGATCGGCGGGGTGGGGCGGTTGACCAACCCGGTACGATAA
- the dapB gene encoding 4-hydroxy-tetrahydrodipicolinate reductase encodes MVKIAVAGVAGRMGGHIVRAIMQRQGAELAGGFEAPGSPAVGKSLAGAVGHSGVEGVVGDDPAEALAEAQVLIDFTSPGASVKHLKECAALGKAAVIGTTGLNEAQKKTLIAQAKKVPVVFAPNMSIGVNLMFKVAAQMAKVLGPDYALELVEAHHDQKKDAPSGTAVRLIEGLCEVRGWNPEEACRHGRVGMTGARTSDELGVSVIRGGDIVGEHTVYFIANGERLELTHRAHNRDTFAQGAVRAALWVVDKEPGLYDMQDVLGLREPACE; translated from the coding sequence ATGGTCAAGATAGCCGTGGCCGGCGTGGCCGGCCGCATGGGCGGGCACATCGTGCGCGCCATCATGCAGCGCCAAGGCGCCGAGCTGGCCGGAGGCTTCGAGGCCCCCGGCTCCCCGGCGGTGGGCAAGTCCCTGGCCGGGGCGGTGGGCCACTCCGGGGTGGAGGGCGTGGTGGGCGACGACCCGGCCGAAGCTTTGGCCGAGGCCCAGGTGCTCATCGACTTTACCTCCCCCGGGGCCAGCGTAAAGCACCTGAAAGAGTGCGCCGCCCTGGGCAAGGCGGCGGTTATCGGCACCACCGGCTTGAACGAGGCCCAGAAAAAGACCTTGATCGCCCAGGCCAAGAAGGTGCCAGTGGTCTTTGCGCCCAACATGAGCATCGGGGTGAACCTTATGTTCAAGGTGGCCGCCCAGATGGCCAAGGTGCTGGGCCCGGACTACGCCCTGGAGTTGGTGGAGGCCCACCACGACCAGAAAAAGGATGCGCCCAGCGGCACGGCGGTGCGCCTCATCGAAGGCCTGTGCGAGGTGCGCGGCTGGAACCCGGAAGAGGCCTGCCGCCACGGACGCGTGGGCATGACCGGGGCGCGCACCTCCGACGAGCTGGGGGTGAGCGTCATCCGGGGCGGCGACATCGTGGGCGAGCACACGGTGTACTTTATCGCCAATGGTGAGCGCCTGGAGCTGACCCACCGGGCCCACAACCGCGACACCTTCGCTCAGGGCGCGGTGCGCGCGGCCCTGTGGGTGGTGGACAAGGAGCCCGGGCTTTACGACATGCAGGATGTTTTGGGATTGAGGGAGCCGGCCTGTGAGTAA
- the dapA gene encoding 4-hydroxy-tetrahydrodipicolinate synthase, with amino-acid sequence MLKGSLVAIVTPFLNGEVDEESLRKLIEFHIENGTNGIVPCGTTGESPTLTHDEHKRVVEITVEQVNKRVPVVAGAGSNSTAEAIDLAKHAKQVGADAALLVTPYYNKPTQEGIYRHFAAVAKAAAFPLVPYNIAGRTGVNIEPATLARMAEMPEIIACKEASGNISQMAEIYNLCGDKMDLLSGDDNMVLPLLSIGGKGVISVVNNIIPQEMSLLCQRWFDGDVEGAREIFYKVLPLSKAMFIETNPIPIKVAMGLLGRISSGEMRLPLCEMAPANLEKLKAALSNYGLM; translated from the coding sequence ATGCTCAAGGGATCCCTGGTGGCCATCGTCACCCCGTTCCTCAATGGTGAAGTCGACGAGGAGAGCCTCAGAAAGCTCATCGAGTTCCATATCGAAAACGGCACCAACGGCATCGTGCCTTGCGGCACCACCGGCGAGTCGCCCACCCTAACCCACGACGAGCACAAGCGCGTGGTGGAGATCACGGTGGAGCAGGTCAACAAGCGGGTGCCCGTGGTGGCCGGGGCTGGCTCCAACAGCACCGCCGAGGCCATCGACCTGGCCAAGCACGCCAAGCAGGTGGGCGCGGACGCGGCCCTGTTGGTGACGCCCTACTACAACAAGCCCACCCAGGAGGGAATCTACCGCCATTTCGCGGCCGTGGCCAAGGCAGCCGCCTTCCCCCTGGTGCCCTACAACATCGCCGGGCGCACGGGCGTGAACATCGAGCCCGCCACCCTGGCGCGCATGGCCGAGATGCCCGAGATCATCGCCTGCAAGGAGGCCAGCGGCAACATCAGCCAGATGGCCGAGATCTACAACCTGTGCGGCGACAAGATGGACCTCCTGTCCGGCGACGACAACATGGTCCTGCCTCTGTTGTCCATCGGCGGCAAGGGCGTGATCAGCGTGGTCAACAACATCATCCCGCAAGAGATGAGCCTGCTGTGCCAGCGCTGGTTCGACGGCGATGTGGAAGGCGCCCGCGAGATCTTCTACAAGGTGCTGCCCCTGTCCAAGGCCATGTTCATCGAGACCAACCCCATTCCCATCAAGGTGGCCATGGGGCTCTTGGGCCGCATCTCCAGCGGCGAGATGCGCCTGCCGCTTTGCGAGATGGCGCCGGCCAACCTGGAAAAGCTCAAGGCCGCGCTCAGCAACTACGGCCTGATGTAG
- the dapF gene encoding diaminopimelate epimerase: MTTQEIERLMALEGIELVKMTGTGNDFILIDNRAASVPEELMPLLARGICQRRRSVGADGLIIMEPSERVDPERGKVDWRWHFFNADGSVAEMCGNGGRCAARFARDIGLAGDEMLFDTIAGPIRAWVGDLVKLEMIKPFGAYQDVELEAAGQTLRLAGINTGVPHAVMAVEDIEAAPVVPIGREVRYHAHFAPAGTNVNFASPQGGELMVRTYERGVEDETLACGTGVVASALMLGQAAGLKSPITVSVRSGEKLKVYFEGQGEEFGPVYLEGAADYVFSGTLKAGALAWLQV; this comes from the coding sequence ATGACTACGCAAGAAATTGAACGCCTGATGGCCCTGGAGGGCATAGAGCTGGTCAAGATGACCGGCACGGGCAATGACTTCATCCTCATCGACAACCGCGCGGCCTCGGTGCCCGAGGAGCTGATGCCCCTGTTGGCCCGGGGCATTTGCCAGCGGCGGCGCTCGGTGGGGGCCGACGGCCTGATCATCATGGAGCCCAGCGAGCGGGTGGACCCGGAGCGGGGCAAGGTGGATTGGCGCTGGCACTTTTTCAACGCCGACGGCTCGGTGGCGGAGATGTGCGGTAACGGGGGGCGCTGCGCCGCCCGCTTTGCCCGCGACATCGGCCTGGCCGGCGACGAGATGCTCTTCGACACCATTGCCGGGCCCATCCGGGCCTGGGTGGGCGATCTGGTCAAGCTTGAGATGATCAAGCCTTTCGGCGCCTACCAGGATGTGGAGCTGGAGGCAGCCGGGCAGACGCTGCGCCTGGCGGGCATAAACACCGGCGTGCCCCACGCGGTGATGGCCGTGGAGGACATCGAGGCGGCTCCGGTGGTGCCCATCGGCCGCGAGGTGCGCTATCACGCCCACTTCGCTCCGGCCGGGACCAACGTGAACTTCGCCTCGCCCCAGGGCGGGGAGCTGATGGTTCGTACCTATGAACGGGGGGTGGAGGATGAAACCCTGGCCTGCGGAACCGGCGTGGTGGCTTCGGCCCTGATGCTGGGGCAGGCCGCGGGTCTGAAATCGCCGATCACGGTTTCGGTTCGCAGCGGAGAGAAGCTCAAGGTTTATTTCGAGGGCCAAGGCGAAGAATTCGGCCCGGTCTACTTGGAGGGGGCGGCGGATTACGTCTTCTCCGGAACCCTCAAGGCCGGAGCCCTGGCCTGGTTGCAAGTTTAG